In one window of Thermoplasmata archaeon DNA:
- a CDS encoding dihydropteroate synthase, with product MKTVLSSAKKTVVISPDDPFVVIGERINPTNRKKLAEELRRFDYTRVKADALAQVQAGAQVIDVNCGVPGADEPAILKGAVEVLQATIEAPLSLDSSVVEALEAALPAYRGKALINSVTGDDKLLDRLLPVVKQHHAAVIGITHDESGISNDPKARLAVAQKIVRRAMEHGIPKEDVIIDPICMPIGANTKLGAVTLETIRLVRQELGVNLSIGAGNVGFGLPDRPTQTASIILLGMALGLTASIANPLEHEIYRAVLAGDLMLGRDSFGMRWMGYYRKREAEAKAAAALAAAPATEPPNPVP from the coding sequence ATGAAGACCGTATTGTCATCTGCCAAGAAGACCGTGGTGATCAGCCCGGACGATCCCTTCGTCGTGATCGGCGAACGGATCAACCCGACGAACCGGAAGAAGCTCGCCGAGGAACTCCGGCGGTTTGACTACACCCGCGTCAAGGCGGACGCCCTTGCCCAGGTCCAGGCGGGCGCCCAGGTCATCGACGTGAACTGCGGCGTCCCCGGCGCGGACGAGCCTGCGATCCTGAAAGGGGCCGTGGAGGTCCTGCAGGCCACAATCGAGGCGCCGCTCTCCCTGGACTCCTCGGTGGTCGAAGCCCTCGAGGCCGCCCTCCCCGCGTACCGGGGCAAGGCCCTGATCAATTCGGTCACCGGGGACGACAAGCTCCTCGATCGCCTCCTCCCCGTGGTCAAGCAGCACCACGCGGCGGTCATCGGCATCACCCACGACGAGTCCGGGATCAGCAACGATCCGAAGGCGCGGCTCGCGGTGGCCCAGAAGATCGTGCGGCGTGCGATGGAGCACGGCATTCCTAAGGAAGACGTGATCATCGATCCGATCTGCATGCCGATCGGCGCGAACACGAAATTGGGCGCGGTGACCCTGGAGACGATCCGGCTCGTCCGGCAGGAACTGGGCGTTAACCTTTCCATCGGCGCGGGGAACGTAGGGTTCGGCCTCCCGGACCGGCCCACCCAGACCGCGTCGATCATCTTGCTCGGGATGGCCCTCGGGCTCACGGCTTCCATTGCGAACCCGCTGGAACACGAGATCTACAGAGCGGTCCTCGCGGGCGACCTCATGCTAGGCCGCGACTCGTTCGGGATGCGGTGGATGGGCTACTACCGAAAGCGCGAGGCTGAGGCCAAGGCGGCGGCAGCCCTCGCGGCGGCCCCCGCGACGGAACCGCCGAACCCCGTCCC